A DNA window from Haliovirga abyssi contains the following coding sequences:
- a CDS encoding efflux RND transporter periplasmic adaptor subunit: MKKSKLIIGAILIISIGVVSSGFGKKAPATTAVVKKETKKSVKVEIVKTQKIQKKVVTNGQTEPLLEVKQSSKIGGEISDILVKNGDYVKKDDVILKLDNDRIEANYKTAKANYLMAKSNYERVNLFSKSENIRKLEQAEAGVTSAKMKLEKALKGADKEEISNAESRVKIAESNYNLIKNLYEKNRQLYKENLISEQGFMDIENKYENAKNSYETAKRNLILIKKGADEEDITSLRANLQNAEQSYELLKKYVDNKIWEYEITNSRASYLTAKANYELMQKQYDDLTVNAKISGVITNMNLDKYGQVKAEGKIPMFSVINTSEMIVEVGISGKDFMDLEKKDKVRIYIEDLDKWYNGEVYEMNPSASEGTDKFKVKIKLKNPDNRIQVGMYVKAEIDTKTINGILVPKKAIVIDNLSKYIFISENGKAKKMRVETGIENGNNIEILSKNIKAGDEIIIEGQYTLENNSLINEVK; encoded by the coding sequence ATGAAAAAAAGTAAATTAATTATAGGAGCAATATTAATAATATCTATAGGTGTAGTGTCAAGTGGATTTGGGAAAAAAGCTCCAGCAACTACAGCTGTAGTGAAAAAGGAAACTAAAAAATCGGTAAAAGTAGAAATAGTAAAAACACAAAAAATACAAAAAAAAGTTGTTACAAATGGGCAAACAGAACCACTATTAGAAGTGAAACAATCATCTAAGATTGGCGGAGAAATTTCAGATATTTTAGTGAAAAATGGAGATTATGTAAAAAAAGATGATGTGATTTTAAAATTAGATAATGATAGAATAGAGGCAAATTATAAAACAGCTAAAGCAAACTATTTAATGGCTAAAAGTAATTATGAAAGAGTAAATCTTTTTTCTAAATCTGAAAATATAAGAAAATTAGAACAAGCAGAAGCAGGGGTTACAAGTGCAAAAATGAAACTTGAAAAAGCTTTAAAAGGAGCAGATAAAGAAGAGATATCAAATGCAGAATCAAGAGTAAAAATAGCTGAAAGTAATTATAATTTAATAAAAAATTTATATGAAAAAAACAGACAATTATATAAAGAAAATTTAATTTCAGAGCAAGGTTTTATGGACATTGAAAATAAATATGAAAATGCTAAAAATTCATATGAAACAGCTAAAAGGAATTTGATTTTAATTAAAAAAGGAGCAGATGAGGAGGATATTACCTCTTTAAGGGCTAATTTACAAAATGCAGAACAATCATATGAGCTGTTAAAGAAATATGTTGATAATAAAATTTGGGAATATGAAATTACAAATAGTAGAGCTAGTTATTTAACAGCAAAAGCAAATTATGAATTAATGCAAAAACAATATGATGATTTAACTGTAAATGCTAAAATAAGTGGAGTAATTACTAATATGAATTTGGATAAGTATGGTCAAGTAAAGGCAGAAGGCAAAATTCCAATGTTTAGTGTAATTAATACAAGTGAAATGATAGTAGAAGTAGGAATTTCGGGGAAAGATTTTATGGATTTGGAGAAAAAAGATAAAGTTAGAATTTATATAGAAGATTTAGATAAATGGTATAATGGAGAAGTTTATGAGATGAATCCATCAGCTTCAGAAGGAACAGATAAATTTAAAGTGAAAATTAAATTAAAAAATCCTGATAATAGAATTCAAGTGGGAATGTATGTAAAAGCAGAAATTGATACAAAAACAATAAATGGAATATTAGTTCCGAAAAAAGCAATTGTAATTGATAATTTATCTAAATATATATTTATAAGTGAAAATGGAAAAGCTAAAAAAATGAGAGTTGAAACAGGAATAGAAAATGGAAATAATATTGAAATTTTGTCAAAGAATATTAAAGCTGGAGATGAAATTATAATAGAAGGTCAATATACATTAGAGAACAATAGTTTAATAAATGAGGTGAAATAG